One window from the genome of Alosa alosa isolate M-15738 ecotype Scorff River chromosome 15, AALO_Geno_1.1, whole genome shotgun sequence encodes:
- the LOC125308745 gene encoding odorant receptor 131-2-like isoform X2 encodes MNSSSNAQLLKSNDQTYLNITMSLVQVLVWPFISINLFMYFTFRAKQTLRVEPRYLLFAQTLLADSALFLMTNFSVITINQYRLLPIGFCIPFLIVMYTFNQVSPNVIVAMCLERFQRHV; translated from the exons AtgaacagcagcagcaatgcCCAGCTGCTGAAGAGCAATGACCAGACGTATCTGAACATCACCATGTCCTTGGTACAAGTGCTGGTGTGGCCCTTCATCTCCATCAACCTCTTCATGTACTTCACCTTCCGGGCCAAGCAGACCCTCCGGGTAGAGCCGCGCTACCTGCTCTTCGCCCAGACGCTTCTGGCTGACTCGGCACTCTTCCTCATGACCAACTTCTCTGTAATCACCATCAACCAGTACCGGCTGCTGCCCATCGGCTTCTGCATCCCGTTCCTCATAGTCATGTACACTTTCAACCAAGTGTCACCCAACGTCATCGTGGCCATGTGCCTGGAGCG ATTTCAGAGACATGTCTGA
- the LOC125308745 gene encoding odorant receptor 131-2-like isoform X1 — protein MNSSSNAQLLKSNDQTYLNITMSLVQVLVWPFISINLFMYFTFRAKQTLRVEPRYLLFAQTLLADSALFLMTNFSVITINQYRLLPIGFCIPFLIVMYTFNQVSPNVIVAMCLERYVAICMPLRHVNIFSPNRTLIVIAIVWLVSFIKPFIDFLILLSVVSQGYFKRLNFCYYEIMLLAKWHMMLRGNLNIMNYLAILVVLLFCYGSIFRVARRASGKDKNAAAKGHRTLLLHLLQLFLCTLEIICPYVEARVMEVDVEIYLILRYFNFLAFTILSRAIIPLIYGFRDEKFYAAMKTYACKRNHVSSRKLNLTQCAK, from the coding sequence AtgaacagcagcagcaatgcCCAGCTGCTGAAGAGCAATGACCAGACGTATCTGAACATCACCATGTCCTTGGTACAAGTGCTGGTGTGGCCCTTCATCTCCATCAACCTCTTCATGTACTTCACCTTCCGGGCCAAGCAGACCCTCCGGGTAGAGCCGCGCTACCTGCTCTTCGCCCAGACGCTTCTGGCTGACTCGGCACTCTTCCTCATGACCAACTTCTCTGTAATCACCATCAACCAGTACCGGCTGCTGCCCATCGGCTTCTGCATCCCGTTCCTCATAGTCATGTACACTTTCAACCAAGTGTCACCCAACGTCATCGTGGCCATGTGCCTGGAGCGGTATGTGGCCATTTGCATGCCACTACGGCACGTCAACATCTTCTCCCCAAACCGGACTCTGATTGTCATAGCCATTGTGTGGTTAGTGAGCTTCATAAAGCCTTTCATTGatttcctcatcctcctctctgtggTTTCCCAAGGGTACTTCAAAAGACTCAACTTCTGCTATTATGAAATTATGCTGTTGGCAAAGTGGCACATGATGCTGAGAGGCAACCTCAACATAATGAATTATCTGGCCATTTTAGTGGTCTTGCTGTTCTGCTATGGGTCAATCTTCCGTGTTGCCCGACGGGCGTCAGGTAAAGATAAGAATGCGGCAGCAAAGGGGCACCGGACACTGCTGCTTCACCTGTTGCAGCTGTTCCTGTGCACTTTAGAGATCATCTGCCCCTATGTGGAGGCAAGGGTCATGGAAGTTGATGTAGAGATATATCTTATCCTGCGCTACTTTAACTTTTTGGCATTTACCATTCTCTCCCGGGCAATTATTCCCTTGATCTATGGGTTCCGAGATGAGAAGTTTTATGCTGCAATGAAAACCTATGCCTGTAAGCGGAATCATGTTTCATCTCGTAAATTAAATTTGACACAATGTgccaaatga
- the LOC125307887 gene encoding odorant receptor 131-2-like: MYYTFRRKPTLRAEPRFMFFAQTLLADSALFLMTDFVVVTIHVHLLLPLGFCFPFVVILHTLSHVSPTFITAMCLERYVAICFPLRHVDVFTSTRTLFISVVLWFLCFLRPFVDLCIFSSAVSKSYLNGWNFCYYEIILVKKGHMELRGNLVILNYLVLLVILFLCYVAIIRVARRASGKDKQAAAKAQRTLLLHLLQFFLCTLEVAGPYIEAKVVQIDVNIFLIYVHISWMRL, encoded by the exons ATGTACTACACCTTCCGCAGAAAGCCGACTCTCCGGGCAGAACCGCGCTTCATGTTCTTCGCCCAGACGCTGCTCGCCGACTCGGCCCTTTTCCTAATGACTGATTTTGTGGTTGTCACCATACATGTTCACCTCCTGCTGCCGCTGGGATTTTGCTTCCCATTCGTCGTCATtcttcacacactctcccacgtTTCGCCCACCTTCATCACAGCTATGtgtctggagcgctacgtggcCATCTGCTTCCCTCTGCGGCACGTCGATGTCTTCACCTCGACAAGGACCCTGTTTATTTCAGTCGTTTTGTGGTTCCTGTGTTTTCTGCGTCCATTTGTCGACCTGTGCATATTTTCATCAGCTGTTTCCAAAAGCTACTTAAACGGATGGAATTTTTGCTATTATGAAATTATCCTGGTGAAAAAGGGGCACATGGAACTAAGGGGCAATTTGGTTATTTTGAACTACCTAGTGCTTCTGGTCATTCTGTTCCTGTGTTACGTGGCCATTATTCGTGTTGCTCGGCGTGCCTCCGGTAAGGACAAGCAGGCGGCCGCCAAGGCCCAGAGGACCCTGCTGCTGCACCTCCTGCAGTTCTTCTTGTGCACGCTGGAGGTTGCGGGTCCTTACATTGAGGCCAAGGTCGTACAGATTGATGTGAACATATTTCTGATT tatgtacatattTCCTGGATGCGGTTATAA